One Georgenia wutianyii DNA segment encodes these proteins:
- a CDS encoding DUF6338 family protein, with amino-acid sequence MPETWMQVAVILAAVMPGFVYQVSRRKVAGPGPDEREFAVRVLRAVAASAVFAGVYAAAFGPTVVRYVREPASTFEDIRLVALAFLLLVVLVPWAAARAAVYLRTSRWFAELSATLTSRLRLRRSWNPTPSAWDYAFATVRPGWVRVRLSDGSWAGGWFGYDSFATSFPEPQELYLEVGYVMSEEGTFTAEVSAPEGVIIRCQDALVVDFIPPEN; translated from the coding sequence GTGCCTGAGACGTGGATGCAGGTGGCCGTCATCCTCGCTGCCGTCATGCCCGGGTTCGTCTACCAGGTGAGCAGGCGCAAGGTGGCGGGTCCCGGCCCCGACGAGCGGGAGTTCGCGGTCCGGGTGCTGCGAGCAGTCGCGGCGAGCGCGGTCTTCGCCGGCGTCTACGCCGCCGCGTTCGGCCCGACGGTGGTGAGGTACGTCCGCGAGCCGGCCTCCACCTTCGAGGACATCCGGCTGGTGGCCCTCGCGTTCCTGCTCCTGGTCGTGCTCGTGCCATGGGCAGCGGCGCGAGCGGCCGTCTACCTCAGGACGTCGCGATGGTTCGCCGAGCTCAGCGCCACGCTGACGTCGCGGCTGAGGCTGAGGAGGTCCTGGAACCCGACGCCCAGTGCCTGGGACTACGCCTTCGCCACCGTCCGGCCCGGCTGGGTCCGCGTCCGCCTGTCCGACGGCTCCTGGGCAGGGGGCTGGTTCGGGTACGACTCCTTCGCGACGTCGTTCCCCGAGCCGCAGGAGCTCTACCTGGAGGTCGGCTACGTCATGTCGGAGGAGGGGACCTTCACCGCGGAGGTCTCGGCGCCGGAGGGGGTGATCATCCGCTGCCAGGACGCCCTCGTGGTGGACTTCATCCCGCCAGAGAACTGA
- a CDS encoding ATP-grasp domain-containing protein: protein MEAVRQDTRTLLVTGAAGPAGRALGRQLLARGPDDPLGVVGVDAVPASVPGFAAVESAPWATDPSYDRLMLELLARVEPDLVVPTVSEELPRLAVLAEAAGLTGRVVVSPPGPAAVAGDKLLTMWALARQDVAVPRHAPADAFASTATVLRHFDGPVVVKPRVSRGGRGVHVVQDADAQHWSDFDGSWVVQAFAPGREYSPQVYRSPVTGESVVVVLEKTELEDGLVGNATAVRRVSDGGAQDVADLATRCARALGLVGPLDMDVRRLDDGTPVVLEVNARFGAVSAEAPEIFEALLGDWPG, encoded by the coding sequence ATGGAGGCTGTGAGACAGGACACGCGCACGCTGCTCGTCACCGGTGCGGCCGGGCCGGCGGGCCGCGCACTGGGCAGACAGCTGCTCGCGCGCGGCCCCGACGACCCGCTCGGCGTCGTGGGCGTGGACGCCGTGCCGGCCTCCGTGCCCGGCTTCGCCGCGGTCGAGTCCGCACCGTGGGCCACCGACCCCTCCTACGACCGGCTCATGCTCGAGCTCCTCGCCCGCGTCGAGCCCGACCTGGTCGTCCCGACGGTCTCCGAGGAGCTCCCCCGCCTCGCCGTCCTGGCCGAGGCGGCGGGCCTCACCGGCAGGGTCGTCGTCTCCCCGCCCGGACCGGCGGCCGTCGCCGGTGACAAGCTCCTCACCATGTGGGCCCTCGCCCGCCAGGACGTCGCCGTCCCCCGCCACGCCCCCGCGGACGCCTTCGCCTCCACCGCGACCGTCCTGCGCCACTTCGACGGGCCCGTCGTCGTCAAGCCCCGCGTGTCACGTGGCGGGCGGGGCGTGCACGTCGTGCAGGACGCGGACGCACAGCACTGGTCCGACTTCGACGGCTCGTGGGTGGTGCAGGCGTTCGCGCCGGGCCGCGAGTACAGCCCGCAGGTCTACCGCTCCCCCGTCACCGGTGAGAGCGTCGTCGTCGTCCTCGAGAAGACCGAGCTCGAGGACGGGCTCGTCGGCAACGCCACCGCCGTGCGACGCGTGTCCGACGGCGGGGCCCAGGACGTCGCCGACCTCGCCACGCGCTGCGCCCGGGCCCTCGGGCTCGTCGGCCCGCTCGACATGGACGTGCGCCGCCTGGACGACGGCACCCCCGTCGTCCTCGAGGTCAACGCCCGCTTCGGCGCTGTCTCCGCCGAGGCCCCGGAGATCTTCGAGGCGCTCCTCGGCGACTGGCCGGGCTGA
- a CDS encoding glycosyltransferase, protein MTGVAIALVLVIGVSLLAVGIVRLAILPWAIVFELRGRSKGLGPAGCGPLFIEPPLVSVIIPAFEEGRVIGNCIQSLLRSDHARLEIVCVDDGSADDTYDWMRHFAAADPRVQAIRQVNGGKGSALNTGIAASHGEVLLLADADGIFRPDTVTRLLRGFRDEKVGAVCGNDRPVNTDRILTRLLALISHVGTGLMRRALDTLGCLPIVSGNIGAFRRDVLEQTGPVDTSTLGEDLELTWRVHRSGYQVAFAPDAVVYAESPSTLRGLWRQRVRWARGLLQVTALHRRMVGNPRYGAFGVYLLFNTVSQVIAPFLQVLGAIALVVLVVVQGTRWLPESLVAWILFVGLGMSVVLLLAAVLVDRAPRDLRHAWTIVLWPLYSTLMTFVILDAARLELSNAENRWNKLERTGTVSVDGLVDDQDPGPS, encoded by the coding sequence GTGACCGGCGTCGCCATCGCGCTCGTCCTGGTGATCGGCGTGTCGCTGCTGGCCGTCGGGATCGTCCGGCTCGCCATCCTCCCCTGGGCGATCGTCTTCGAGCTCCGTGGCCGCAGCAAGGGCCTCGGCCCGGCCGGCTGCGGCCCGCTGTTCATCGAGCCACCTCTCGTGAGCGTCATCATCCCGGCGTTCGAGGAGGGCAGGGTGATCGGCAACTGCATCCAGTCGCTCCTGCGCAGCGACCACGCGCGGCTCGAGATCGTGTGCGTCGACGACGGCTCAGCGGACGACACCTACGACTGGATGCGGCACTTCGCCGCCGCCGACCCCCGGGTGCAGGCGATCCGCCAGGTCAACGGGGGCAAGGGAAGTGCCCTCAACACGGGCATCGCCGCCTCCCACGGCGAGGTCCTCCTGCTCGCCGACGCCGACGGCATCTTTCGCCCGGACACCGTCACCCGCCTGCTGCGCGGGTTCCGCGACGAGAAGGTCGGCGCCGTGTGCGGCAACGACCGACCGGTCAACACCGACCGCATCCTCACCCGCCTCCTGGCGCTCATCAGCCACGTCGGCACCGGGCTCATGCGCCGCGCCCTCGACACCCTCGGCTGCCTGCCCATCGTCTCGGGCAACATCGGCGCCTTCCGGCGCGACGTCCTCGAGCAGACCGGGCCGGTGGACACCTCGACCCTCGGTGAGGACCTCGAGCTCACGTGGCGGGTCCACCGCAGCGGCTACCAGGTCGCCTTCGCCCCGGACGCCGTCGTCTACGCCGAGTCCCCCTCGACCCTGCGCGGCCTGTGGCGCCAGCGCGTGCGCTGGGCACGAGGGCTGCTCCAGGTGACCGCGCTGCACCGCCGCATGGTCGGCAACCCCCGGTACGGCGCCTTCGGCGTCTACCTGCTCTTCAACACCGTCTCGCAGGTCATCGCACCCTTCCTCCAGGTGCTCGGCGCCATCGCCCTGGTCGTGCTCGTCGTCGTCCAGGGCACGCGGTGGCTGCCCGAGTCGCTGGTCGCCTGGATCCTGTTCGTCGGCCTCGGCATGTCGGTCGTCCTCCTCCTCGCCGCCGTGCTCGTCGACCGGGCGCCCCGCGACCTGCGACACGCCTGGACGATCGTCCTCTGGCCGCTGTACTCGACCCTCATGACCTTCGTCATCCTCGACGCCGCGCGGCTCGAGCTCAGCAACGCGGAGAACAGATGGAACAAGCTGGAGCGGACCGGGACAGTGAGCGTGGACGGCCTCGTCGACGACCAGGACCCTGGGCCGTCATGA
- a CDS encoding DUF2510 domain-containing protein, translating into MTNPIAGWYPDPSGDTSKLRYWDGTSWTAHYAPAQAASPAAGEQSTAPGTPESGQPAAGPSDTPTTQLPAQSDTPTAAYPAAQSFGQPSQQGYPQPGQPGYGQPGQQGYGQPGQAGYGQGGYAQQAAPGQDAYAQYPGSQQPYGQPYGGPPQDGYGQQPGESDGGSGKGLVIGIVVAALVLIAAAVTAVVLLLSGDDEPEPRPVTSPTAVEPTEEPSVAPTEEPTEEDTSEPEPTGSASGGAIELGTPAEGSFDAGGTWTATLTLTEATPVVVDAASASGDLQLSLTGGDVTLENDDRGQFFKYREASILDPAIGAYLEPGEYEVAVSGFGASTAADFTLTAVAAVPLTPGETVSVDTDGEPWVGYLDLTDAALVTVDVASSEGDAVLGLFDSAGETQGIDDSTDGSGQMTDPYFQAELPAGPTFISLHEYFSDPLVAELTVTVE; encoded by the coding sequence ATGACTAATCCGATCGCCGGTTGGTACCCCGACCCCTCAGGGGACACGAGCAAGCTGCGGTACTGGGACGGCACGTCCTGGACCGCCCACTACGCGCCCGCCCAGGCGGCAAGCCCCGCCGCGGGTGAGCAGTCGACTGCGCCCGGCACACCGGAGAGCGGCCAGCCCGCCGCCGGGCCGAGCGACACCCCCACGACCCAGCTGCCGGCCCAGTCGGACACGCCCACCGCCGCCTACCCCGCGGCACAGAGCTTCGGCCAGCCCTCCCAGCAGGGCTACCCGCAGCCGGGTCAGCCCGGCTACGGCCAGCCCGGTCAGCAGGGTTACGGGCAGCCTGGTCAGGCGGGTTACGGCCAGGGTGGCTACGCCCAGCAGGCCGCTCCCGGCCAGGACGCCTACGCCCAGTACCCCGGGAGCCAGCAGCCCTACGGGCAGCCTTACGGAGGACCGCCGCAGGACGGCTACGGCCAGCAGCCCGGTGAGTCCGACGGTGGCTCCGGCAAGGGCCTGGTCATCGGCATCGTCGTCGCCGCGCTCGTCCTCATCGCTGCCGCGGTGACCGCCGTCGTCCTGCTCCTCAGCGGTGACGACGAGCCCGAGCCCCGGCCCGTCACGTCTCCCACGGCGGTGGAGCCCACCGAGGAGCCCTCCGTGGCCCCCACCGAGGAGCCCACCGAGGAGGACACGTCCGAGCCCGAGCCGACGGGGTCCGCGAGCGGCGGGGCCATCGAGCTGGGCACGCCCGCCGAGGGCTCGTTCGACGCGGGCGGCACCTGGACCGCCACGCTGACCCTCACCGAGGCAACGCCGGTGGTGGTCGACGCCGCCTCCGCATCCGGTGACCTCCAGCTCAGCCTCACCGGCGGTGACGTCACGCTCGAGAACGACGACCGCGGCCAGTTCTTCAAGTACCGCGAGGCCAGCATCCTCGACCCCGCCATCGGCGCCTACCTCGAGCCGGGGGAGTACGAGGTCGCGGTCTCCGGGTTCGGGGCCTCGACCGCCGCCGACTTCACCCTCACCGCGGTGGCCGCCGTGCCCCTCACCCCCGGTGAGACGGTGTCCGTGGACACCGACGGCGAGCCGTGGGTCGGGTACCTCGATCTCACCGACGCCGCGCTGGTGACGGTCGACGTCGCCTCGAGCGAGGGTGACGCCGTCCTGGGCCTGTTCGACTCCGCCGGTGAGACGCAGGGGATCGACGACAGCACCGACGGCTCGGGGCAGATGACCGACCCGTACTTCCAGGCCGAGCTGCCGGCCGGTCCCACGTTCATCTCCCTCCACGAGTACTTCAGCGACCCGCTGGTCGCGGAGCTGACCGTCACCGTCGAGTGA
- a CDS encoding MerR family transcriptional regulator → MLFGDALPDLDTETGYRGPTACRAAGITYRQLDYWARTGLVEPSIRNASGSGSQRLYSFRDILVLKVVKRLLDTGVSLQQIRTAVHHLHERGVDDLAGITLMSDGASVYECTSADEVIDLVQGGQGVFGIAVGRVWREVEGSLAELPTERAERGTPVEDELSRRRRARDAG, encoded by the coding sequence ATGCTCTTCGGAGACGCCCTCCCGGACCTGGACACCGAGACCGGCTACCGCGGCCCCACGGCCTGCCGGGCAGCGGGTATCACCTACCGGCAGCTCGACTACTGGGCCCGCACCGGGCTGGTCGAGCCGAGCATCCGCAACGCCAGCGGCTCGGGCTCCCAGCGGCTCTACAGCTTCCGCGACATCCTCGTGCTCAAGGTCGTCAAGCGACTGCTCGACACCGGGGTGTCCCTCCAGCAGATCCGCACCGCGGTCCACCACCTGCACGAGCGCGGCGTCGATGACCTCGCCGGCATCACGCTCATGAGCGACGGCGCCAGCGTCTACGAGTGCACGAGCGCCGACGAGGTCATCGACCTCGTCCAGGGCGGTCAGGGCGTCTTCGGCATTGCGGTCGGCCGCGTGTGGCGTGAGGTCGAGGGCTCGCTCGCCGAGCTGCCCACCGAGCGGGCCGAGCGTGGGACCCCCGTGGAGGACGAGCTCTCCCGCAGGCGGCGCGCCCGCGACGCGGGCTGA
- a CDS encoding bifunctional nuclease family protein, protein MREMDVLGVRVSIPENEVVVVLAAKGAGRVVLPIVIGPREGASIATAQAGIVPERPQTHDLFIALLEATGVSLERVQVTKLEHGTFHAELHLSTGHRVDSRPSDAIALALRAQCPVLCAEDVLTTAGVIMDAEDEADVVANFQAFLEDVEPEDFEA, encoded by the coding sequence ATGCGAGAGATGGACGTGCTCGGCGTCCGGGTGAGCATCCCGGAGAACGAGGTCGTCGTCGTCCTCGCTGCGAAAGGTGCCGGCAGGGTCGTGCTCCCCATCGTCATCGGGCCGCGGGAGGGCGCTTCGATCGCGACCGCGCAGGCCGGGATCGTCCCCGAGCGCCCCCAGACGCACGACCTGTTCATCGCGCTGCTTGAGGCCACCGGGGTGAGCCTCGAGCGCGTCCAGGTGACCAAGCTGGAGCACGGCACGTTCCACGCCGAGCTCCACCTGTCCACCGGGCACCGGGTGGACTCGCGGCCCTCGGACGCCATCGCGCTCGCGCTGCGCGCCCAGTGTCCGGTGCTGTGCGCCGAGGACGTGCTCACGACGGCAGGCGTCATCATGGACGCGGAGGACGAGGCCGACGTCGTCGCGAACTTCCAGGCGTTCCTCGAGGACGTCGAACCGGAGGACTTCGAGGCGTGA
- the ftsR gene encoding transcriptional regulator FtsR codes for MSATARRATGPEPAEQNRPEEAPSTWPPGASTEPTMSIGAVLAVLQPEFPAVRISKLRFLEEQGLVSPRRSGSGYRMYSQADVERLRYALTAQRDSFLPLRVIRDQLEDLDAGRPVADAPGTRVVTRDGELVRPRPSARVRPEEIADLTGVSLAEIEEIAAAGLIVADPRGRFPGRAVDVVQHAATLARQGISPRHLRTVRTAAERHADTIEQVVAPVRAQRSGAGRERAAARALELAEVYGRLHADLLRAAVDDLA; via the coding sequence GTGAGCGCGACCGCACGCCGCGCCACCGGCCCCGAGCCCGCGGAGCAGAACCGTCCCGAGGAGGCGCCGAGCACCTGGCCGCCCGGCGCCTCCACCGAGCCCACGATGAGCATCGGCGCGGTGCTCGCCGTGCTGCAGCCGGAGTTCCCGGCGGTCCGCATCTCCAAGCTGCGCTTCCTCGAGGAGCAGGGCCTGGTGAGCCCGCGCCGCAGCGGCTCGGGCTACCGGATGTACAGCCAGGCCGACGTCGAACGGCTGCGCTACGCCCTCACCGCCCAGCGCGACTCGTTCCTGCCCCTGCGGGTGATCCGCGACCAGCTCGAGGACCTCGACGCCGGACGTCCGGTCGCCGACGCGCCGGGCACCCGGGTCGTCACGCGTGACGGCGAGCTCGTCCGCCCCCGGCCCTCGGCCCGGGTACGGCCCGAGGAGATCGCCGACCTCACCGGCGTCAGCCTCGCTGAGATCGAGGAGATCGCCGCCGCTGGGCTCATCGTCGCCGACCCGCGCGGTCGGTTCCCCGGCCGCGCCGTCGACGTCGTGCAGCACGCGGCGACGCTCGCCCGGCAGGGGATCAGCCCGCGGCACCTGCGCACCGTCCGGACGGCGGCCGAGCGCCACGCCGACACGATCGAGCAGGTCGTCGCGCCCGTGCGCGCGCAGCGCTCGGGCGCCGGACGGGAGCGGGCGGCGGCTCGTGCGCTGGAGCTCGCGGAGGTCTACGGGCGGCTGCACGCCGACCTCCTGCGTGCGGCGGTGGACGACCTCGCCTGA
- a CDS encoding FHA domain-containing protein — MGTEPEPQDMSRTTARFGAIGATDETLARTDVPPPDLAAVEGLPPGHALLIVQRGPTAGARFLLDTDRTIAGRHPSADIFLDDVTVSRRHAEFVAHEGGYVVRDVGSLNGTYVNRERIDSAVLHAGDEVQIGKYRLTYHPSPNRGDATAQ; from the coding sequence ATGGGTACCGAACCCGAGCCGCAGGACATGTCGCGCACGACCGCCCGGTTCGGCGCCATCGGAGCGACGGACGAGACCCTCGCGCGCACGGACGTCCCGCCGCCGGACCTCGCGGCCGTCGAGGGCCTGCCCCCCGGCCACGCGCTGCTCATCGTCCAGCGCGGGCCGACAGCGGGTGCACGGTTCCTGCTCGACACCGACCGGACGATCGCCGGACGCCACCCGAGCGCCGACATCTTCCTCGACGACGTCACGGTCTCCCGCCGTCACGCGGAGTTCGTCGCGCACGAGGGTGGCTACGTCGTCCGTGACGTCGGCTCCCTCAACGGGACGTACGTCAACCGGGAGCGGATCGACTCCGCCGTCCTCCACGCGGGCGACGAGGTGCAGATCGGCAAGTACCGCCTCACCTACCACCCGAGCCCGAACCGCGGCGACGCCACGGCCCAGTGA
- a CDS encoding DUF881 domain-containing protein: protein MQDERPTGEGTAARARLRQLVLRRQPTWVHVLIVLLCAAVGFALAVQVRQAQEDTYATMRQDDLVRLIDELGARNRELTEEGVALRRELDDLESGTSSLEAAREAAEQQARVQGILAGVLPVTGPGIELRVEDPNAEVTAPTFVTVLEELRNAGAEAIELNGQRITASSWLGTRTGGLVVSGVEIEPPYVWRAIGDPQTLAVALDIPGGALASIRTAGATVEVEQEERVEITSVRELQQPEWATPSPADEG, encoded by the coding sequence GTGCAGGACGAGCGACCCACCGGGGAGGGCACCGCCGCCCGCGCCCGCCTGCGCCAGCTCGTGCTGCGCCGGCAGCCCACGTGGGTCCACGTGCTCATCGTCCTGCTCTGCGCGGCGGTCGGCTTCGCCCTCGCCGTCCAGGTGCGCCAGGCCCAGGAGGACACCTACGCGACGATGCGCCAGGACGACCTCGTGCGGCTCATCGACGAGCTCGGGGCTCGTAACCGCGAGCTCACCGAGGAGGGCGTGGCGCTGCGCCGCGAGCTCGACGACCTCGAGTCCGGGACGAGCTCGCTGGAGGCTGCGCGGGAGGCGGCCGAGCAGCAGGCCCGCGTCCAGGGCATCCTCGCCGGGGTCCTGCCGGTCACCGGGCCGGGCATCGAGCTCCGCGTCGAGGACCCGAACGCCGAGGTCACGGCCCCGACGTTCGTCACCGTGCTGGAGGAGCTGCGCAACGCCGGCGCGGAGGCGATCGAGCTCAACGGCCAGCGGATCACCGCCTCGAGCTGGCTGGGCACCCGCACCGGCGGGCTGGTCGTCAGCGGCGTGGAGATCGAGCCGCCGTACGTGTGGCGAGCCATCGGCGACCCGCAGACGCTCGCCGTCGCCCTGGACATCCCCGGGGGCGCGCTCGCCTCGATCCGCACCGCGGGCGCGACGGTCGAGGTCGAGCAGGAGGAGCGCGTCGAGATCACCTCCGTGCGCGAGCTCCAGCAGCCCGAGTGGGCCACGCCGAGCCCCGCGGACGAGGGCTGA
- a CDS encoding small basic family protein yields the protein MFAVIGLVVGVVAGILIEPTVPTGLQPYLPIAVVAALDALFGGLRAYLDGVFDDRVFVVSFVFNVLIAALLVFLGDQLGVGAQMTTAVVVVLGIRIFSNAASIRRHVFKA from the coding sequence ATGTTCGCCGTCATCGGACTCGTCGTCGGCGTCGTCGCCGGCATCCTCATCGAACCCACCGTGCCGACCGGGCTGCAGCCCTACCTCCCGATCGCCGTCGTCGCGGCGCTCGACGCCCTCTTCGGCGGTCTGCGGGCCTACCTCGACGGGGTGTTCGACGACCGCGTCTTCGTCGTCTCCTTCGTCTTCAACGTCCTCATCGCCGCGCTGCTCGTCTTCCTCGGTGACCAGCTCGGGGTGGGGGCGCAGATGACGACGGCGGTCGTCGTCGTCCTCGGCATCCGGATCTTCTCCAACGCGGCCTCGATCCGCCGGCACGTGTTCAAGGCGTGA
- a CDS encoding DUF881 domain-containing protein, with protein sequence MTGGRLRLDESMTLLTEVIERPLDPGYAEAARRRADGTAPAMPWWRKLVVAVLAAVLGLGGVWAARELRAPSATASEARAVLLSQIEEGVADADALRQENAALAAAIDTLQEESLRVSDPEFLDEVRALALSAGGVSVQGPGLRITLDDSRDAQAGTPGSEMGRVQDLDLQILANALWASGAEAVAINGHRLSSVSAIRSAGLAILVDLAPLARPYVVEAVGDPDAMRAQLARSSAGAHLATLRDSVGIPVSFEEADELVLPGTTERSLEHAEPLATPEAGDR encoded by the coding sequence ATGACCGGGGGGCGGCTGCGGCTGGACGAGTCGATGACGCTCCTGACGGAGGTCATCGAACGGCCCCTGGACCCCGGCTACGCCGAGGCTGCCCGGCGGCGGGCCGATGGCACCGCTCCGGCGATGCCCTGGTGGCGCAAGCTCGTCGTCGCCGTCCTCGCGGCGGTCCTGGGCCTGGGCGGGGTGTGGGCCGCGCGCGAGCTGCGCGCCCCCAGCGCCACGGCCAGTGAGGCACGAGCGGTCCTCCTGTCCCAGATCGAGGAGGGGGTCGCGGATGCCGACGCCCTGCGCCAGGAGAACGCCGCCCTCGCGGCCGCCATCGACACCCTCCAGGAGGAGTCGCTGCGCGTCAGTGACCCCGAGTTCCTCGACGAGGTCCGCGCTCTCGCGCTGAGCGCCGGTGGGGTGAGCGTCCAGGGCCCCGGCCTGCGGATCACCCTGGACGACTCGCGTGACGCCCAGGCCGGGACACCGGGCTCCGAGATGGGCCGGGTGCAGGACCTCGACCTGCAGATCCTCGCCAACGCGCTGTGGGCGTCGGGGGCCGAGGCCGTCGCCATCAACGGCCACCGCCTCTCCAGCGTGAGCGCCATCCGCTCCGCCGGCCTGGCGATCCTCGTCGACCTCGCGCCGCTGGCCCGGCCCTACGTCGTCGAGGCGGTCGGCGACCCCGACGCCATGCGTGCCCAGCTCGCCCGCAGCAGCGCCGGCGCCCACCTCGCCACGCTGCGCGACTCCGTGGGCATCCCGGTGTCGTTCGAGGAGGCCGACGAGCTCGTGCTCCCCGGCACCACCGAGCGCAGCCTGGAGCACGCCGAACCGCTCGCCACGCCGGAGGCGGGGGACCGATGA
- a CDS encoding CDP-alcohol phosphatidyltransferase family protein produces MDTGEETARAAADERVWTVPNAISFLRLALIPVFAWLIVGEHDVAALIVLAVAGASDWVDGFIARRFDQASRLGRMLDPAADRLYIFVTLIGLAYREIVPWWLVVVIVARELVLAGTMPVLVRHGYGPLPVHMAGKSGTFCLMYAFPLLLLASVPGVVGEVAWTVGWASALWGVGLYWFACLLYLEQVAWIVRRDRAGSGAAAPGAG; encoded by the coding sequence GTGGACACCGGGGAGGAGACGGCGCGCGCGGCCGCCGACGAGCGCGTCTGGACCGTCCCCAACGCCATCAGCTTCCTGCGCCTGGCACTCATCCCGGTCTTCGCCTGGCTGATCGTCGGTGAGCACGACGTCGCCGCGCTCATCGTCCTCGCCGTCGCCGGCGCCTCCGACTGGGTCGACGGGTTCATCGCCCGGCGCTTCGACCAGGCGAGCCGCCTCGGGCGCATGCTCGACCCGGCGGCCGACCGGCTCTACATCTTCGTCACGCTGATCGGCCTCGCCTACCGCGAGATCGTCCCGTGGTGGCTCGTCGTCGTCATCGTCGCCCGCGAGCTCGTGCTCGCCGGGACGATGCCCGTGCTCGTCCGCCATGGCTACGGGCCGCTGCCGGTGCACATGGCCGGCAAGTCCGGGACGTTCTGCCTCATGTACGCCTTCCCGCTGCTGCTCCTGGCCTCCGTGCCGGGCGTGGTGGGGGAGGTCGCGTGGACCGTCGGCTGGGCCAGCGCCCTGTGGGGCGTGGGCCTGTACTGGTTCGCCTGCCTGCTCTACCTGGAGCAGGTCGCGTGGATCGTGCGCCGCGACCGTGCGGGGTCGGGCGCAGCCGCACCAGGTGCCGGATGA
- a CDS encoding LLM class F420-dependent oxidoreductase: MRFGLFIPQGWRFDLVGIEDVRQWPLMRDLARRADAGPWESVWVYDHFHTTPVPSEEATHEAWSLMAALAASTDRVRLGQMCTCMAYRPPMYLAKAAATIDHVSGGRLEMGIGAGWYEHEWRAYGYGFPRAGERLAMLREGVQIMRQAWREGVATFSGEHYQVDGAICRPLPLQEGGVPLWIAGGGEKVTLRIAAQYADYTNFDGTPEGFAHKSAILAEHCREVGTDVERITRSSNYNVAIGRDEAEVQDRLDQLADRLRSAGVPEDKVERELGAIRGMPACGTPEQIVENLSALRDLGMTYAILYFPEAAYDTSGMELFEQEVIPALQD, translated from the coding sequence ATGCGATTCGGACTCTTCATCCCGCAAGGCTGGCGCTTCGACCTCGTCGGCATCGAGGACGTGCGGCAGTGGCCGCTCATGCGAGACCTGGCCCGCCGGGCCGATGCCGGGCCGTGGGAGTCGGTGTGGGTGTACGACCACTTCCACACGACCCCGGTCCCGAGCGAGGAGGCGACCCACGAGGCGTGGTCCCTCATGGCTGCCCTCGCCGCGAGCACGGACCGGGTGCGCCTGGGCCAGATGTGCACGTGCATGGCCTACCGCCCGCCGATGTACCTCGCCAAGGCGGCAGCCACGATCGACCACGTGAGCGGCGGCCGCCTGGAGATGGGGATCGGCGCCGGCTGGTACGAGCACGAGTGGCGCGCCTACGGCTACGGCTTCCCGCGGGCGGGCGAGCGTCTGGCGATGCTCCGTGAGGGCGTCCAGATCATGCGCCAGGCGTGGCGCGAGGGCGTGGCCACCTTCAGCGGCGAGCACTACCAGGTCGACGGTGCCATCTGCCGCCCCCTCCCCCTCCAGGAGGGTGGCGTGCCGCTGTGGATCGCCGGCGGCGGCGAGAAGGTCACCCTGCGCATCGCCGCGCAGTACGCCGACTACACGAACTTCGACGGCACCCCGGAGGGCTTCGCCCACAAGTCGGCGATCCTCGCCGAGCACTGCCGCGAGGTCGGCACCGACGTCGAGCGCATCACCCGCTCCTCCAACTACAACGTCGCCATCGGGCGCGACGAGGCCGAGGTGCAGGACCGCCTGGACCAGCTCGCCGACCGGCTGCGCTCCGCCGGGGTGCCGGAGGACAAGGTCGAGCGCGAGCTCGGCGCCATCCGGGGGATGCCGGCGTGCGGCACGCCCGAGCAGATCGTGGAGAACCTCTCCGCGCTGCGCGACCTCGGGATGACCTACGCGATCCTCTACTTCCCGGAGGCGGCCTACGACACGAGCGGGATGGAGCTCTTCGAGCAGGAGGTCATCCCCGCACTGCAGGACTAG